In the Paralichthys olivaceus isolate ysfri-2021 chromosome 17, ASM2471397v2, whole genome shotgun sequence genome, one interval contains:
- the ncapg2 gene encoding condensin-2 complex subunit G2 isoform X2, whose translation MSKRDAFLEAAREESVEQFLRFIQLHKDKAEPFDVEEVVQEMPRDQREALWGRLDSLLQHFLRELPPERWEEGGEGGGGEVESAVDPKHVMAVVDGVALVASVSLKVLQDGETYRALLKVAHRLHAVLVSLPISEAPLQHHIHTLCEAWWKKGLKEREPFGRTAFLISLQKSFILKKPGVEIQRLWSLHDVLLSLDYTSEDNKQIVDLLLQCFHLPVYMRNDDGKRFLVFLFSWNVDFIWVIHGTIKNQLEFYNKSVTAHITEIYFRAWKKASGEFLEQIENLCIQDFMQCAILLHRASPVHAKVRQIVSYFHTRKGCNKVDKMLHDLYKPILWKALNAPNYEVRANATLLFTEAFPVHNPDQTNEHIDETIQKQLDTIMALLEDPHPTVRSNATLGVCKILAKCWELLPPTIITDFLKKLVIELSADTSSPDVRCSVFKCLTIVLDNALSHPLLEKLLPTLKYSLHDTSEKVRTAFLDMLLKVKAVRAAKFWDVCNMDHLLARLAIDSQSVSKRIVDLLFKSFFPVNETEREWCCRCITLIQMNPMAARKFYQHVYRHTAPTNIIKMMLAIRRVLNSCIQTDFDVTEINESIKENSAAAPVVLGKDMAVVSGLLEVLVILWRSVEKSLKQNEEAQKYTFAKFGNIMSKYFQAFEDERCTVPLIHLASFMPPAAVPTFSCSVLSRLKKLEPGAAPAQYSQLLDCMCSWGQAADILELVTEWLTLPKHKEKANASRKVRIQETVEAKPDLALVYLEYLFSHTSTRQQVMALGHKPLTQLLTVLGNWKSVLHNHLSSTTDDLPRPSLETALKAFMLQGRLGAHLQHNASEGRDYLLSLEHVAAWVAERVLPFLTNNDGGDSEKSQPLATQITESFLTVCRDVLLVGLGDDEFKGQILHLCSLVLLSEAGFLCIPAVLPILKEVAASYVPDDNKQDQENQEDPTTVILGVVANIFQKVIELLARRLRKEPEEGKQLCEAAVPGLTDFLQVAQTWDTAPLSGVFSTVFAVIIVEKRHLIQKITHPEEVITPESVEDMPPLSRILLSVILKSSPVSRAFLTEVSSSLESEAISSLYELAAVLHVLSVIKHAGQCKGGLKSTATSVQQQLHKHAVTSSDSTDIQGIIFESSVKTLNEILNV comes from the exons ATGTCCAAGAGAGACGCGTTTCTAGAAGCTGCGCGTGAAGAGAGTGTGGAGCAGTTCCTTCGTTTCATCCAGTTACAC AAGGACAAAGCGGAGCCCTTCgatgtggaggaggtggtgcagGAGATGCCCAGAGACCAGAGGGAGGCTCTGTGGGGAAGACTGGATTCGCTCCTTCAACACTTCCTGCGGGAGTTACCTCCCGAGCGCTGGGAGGAGGGCGGAGAGGGGGGCGGAGGAGAAGTGGAGTCAGCGGTGGACCCT AAACATGTCATGGCTGTTGTGGATGGCGTTGCTCTGGTGGCTTCAGTGTCTCTAAAGGTTTTACAAGACGGTGAAACCTACCGGGCCCTTCTGAAAGTTGCTCACAGACTTCatg cTGTTCTGGTGTCACTGCCCATCTCTGAGGCTCCGTTGCAACACCATATCCACACACTTTGCGAGGCTTGGTGGAAGAAGgggctgaaagagagagaaccgTTTGGTCGCACCGCTTTTCTCATCTCTCTGCAGAAAAGTTTCATTTTGAAGAAACCG GGTGTTGAGATCCAAAGACTGTGGAGTCTCCATGATGTGCTTTtgagtctggactacacatcagaAGACAACAAGCAAATCGTCGACTTGTTGCTTCAATGTTTTcaccttcctgtttacatgagAAACGACGAC GGGAAGCGATTCCTGGTGTTTCTTTTCAGCTGGAACGTCGACTTCATCTGGGTTATTCATGGCACCATCAAAAACCAGCTAGAGTTTTATAACAA AAGCGTAACTGCTCATATCACGGAGATCTACTTCAGAGCGTGGAAGAAGGCTAGTGGCGAGTTCTTGGAGCAGATTGAGAACTTGTGCATTCAGGATTTCATGCAGTGTGCCATCCTCCTTCACAGAGCCTCTCCTGTCCATGCCAAAGTCCGACAG ATTGTGAGCTATTTCCACACAAGGAAGGGCTGCAACAAAGTGGACAAAATGCTCCATGATCTCTACAAGCCTATTCTCTGGAAAGCTTTAAAT GCTCCGAACTATGAGGTACGAGCAAATGCCACTCTGCTTTTCACTGAGGCCTTCCCAGTGCACAACCCGGATCAGACCAATGAGCATATAGATGAGACCATTCAAAAGCAGCTGGACACAATAATG GCCCTCCTCGAAGACCCTCACCCCACCGTGAGGTCAAATGCCACCCTAGGAGTCTGTAAGATCCTGGCTAAGTGCTGGGAGCTTCTCCCTCCCACGATTATCACAGACTTCCTAAAGAAGCTGGTGATTGAGTTGTCAGCTGACACCAGTTCTCCTGATGTCCGATGTTCAGTCTTCAAG TGTCTGACCATCGTCCTGGACAACGCTCTCAGCCATCCACTGCTGGAAAAACTCCTGCCCACTCTCAAGTACAGCCTTCACGACACCTCGGAGAAAGTCCGCACAGCTTTCCTTGACATGCTGCTCAAGGTCAAGGCAGTACGAGCAGCCAAG TTCTGGGACGTGTGCAACATGGACCACCTGCTGGCCCGTTTGGCTATCgattctcagtcagtctccaaGCGTATCGTCGACCTGCTCTTTAAGTCCTTCTTCCCTGTCAACGAGACGGAGAGGGAGTGGTGCTGTCGCTGCATCACCCTCATCCAGATGAATCCCATGGCTGCCAGGAAGTTCTATCAGCATGTTTACAGACACACTGCCCCGACTAACATAA tAAAGATGATGTTGGCCATCCGCCGCGTGCTGAACAGCTGTATCCAGACTGACTTTGACGTGACTGAGATTAACGAGAGTATCAAGGAGAACAGCGCA GCTGCACCTGTTGTTTTGGGGAAAGACATGGCGGTTGTGTCAGGTCTGCTGGAGGTCTTGGTCATCCTGTGGAGAAGTGTTGAGAAGTCCCTGAAACAGAATGAAGAGGCTCAGAAGTACACGTTTGCCAAGTTTGGGAATATCATGTCCAAATATTTCCAGGCCTTTGAG GATGAGCGATGTACCGTTCCTCTCATACATCTGGCCTCGTTTATGCCCCCAGCTGCAGTTCCAACATTCAG CTGCAGCGTTTTGTCCAGGCTGAAGAAGTTGGAGCCAGGAGCGGCGCCAGCACAGTACAGCCAGCTGTTAGACTGCATGTGTAGCTGGGGTCAGGCCGCTGACATCCTCGAGCTCGTCACTGAATGGCTCACTCTGCCCAAGCACAAG GAAAAAGCTAATGCCAGTCGAAAGGTGCGTATCCAGGAGACGGTGGAGGCGAAACCCGACCTGGCACTGGTTTACCTGGAGTACCTGTTCAGCCACACCTCAACACGACAGCAAGTCATGGCGCTGGGTCACAAACCACTGACTCAGCTCCTCACAGTTCTGGGTAACTGGAAG TCAGTGCTGCACAATCACCTCAGCTCCACTACAGACGATCTACCAAGGCCCAGTTTGGAGACGGCCCTGAAAGCCTTCATGCTCCAGGGCCGTCTCGGTGCACATCTGCAACATAAC GCCTCGGAGGGTCGTGACTACCTGCTCTCCCTGGAGCACGTGGCAGCTTGGGTTGCAGAAAGGGTGTTACCTTTCCTGACCAACAATGACGGGGGGGATTCAGAGAAGTCGCAGCCGCTCGCCACACAGATAACTGAG AGCTTCCTGACAGTGTGCCGAGATGTTTTGCTTGTGGGTTTGGGCGACGACGAGTTCAAGGGTCAAATCCTTCACCTCTGCTCGCTCGTCCttctctcag AGGCCGGCTTCCTTTGTATTCCCGCTGTGCTGCCAATTTTGAAGGAAGTGGCAGCCAGTTATGTTCCTGACGACAACAAACAGGATCAGGAAAATCAGGAGGATCCAACCACTGTCATTCTGGGTGTGGTGGCCAACATCTTCCAGAAGGTTATAGAGCTCTTAGCTCGACGCCTTAGGAAGGAACCGGAGGAGGGGAAACAG CTGTGTGAGGCAGCTGTGCCTGGTCTGACAGATTTCCTCCAGGTGGCTCAAACCTGGGACACAGCACCACTCAGCGGGGTCTTCTCTACTGTGTTTGCTGTCATCATTGTGGAGAAGAGACATTTGATCCAGAAG ATAACCCATCCTGAAGAGGTGATCACCCCGGAGTCAGTGGAGGACATGCCTCCTCTGTCCCGCATCTTGCTGTCTGTCATCCTCAAGTCTTCGCCTGTTAGCAG GGCGTTTTTGACAGAGGTCAGCTCATCCCTGGAGTCGGAGGCCATCAGTAGTTTGTATGAACTGGCTGCCGTCCTGCACGTCTTGTCTGTCATCAAACACG cGGGGCAGTGTAAAGGGGGCCTGAAGAGCACAGCCACAtctgtccagcagcagcttcacaaaCATGCAGTCACATCTTCAGACAGCACAGACATCCAGGG GATTATTTTCGAATCTTCTGTGAAGACCTTAAATGAAATTCTAAATGTATAA
- the ncapg2 gene encoding condensin-2 complex subunit G2 isoform X1, producing MSKRDAFLEAAREESVEQFLRFIQLHKDKAEPFDVEEVVQEMPRDQREALWGRLDSLLQHFLRELPPERWEEGGEGGGGEVESAVDPKHVMAVVDGVALVASVSLKVLQDGETYRALLKVAHRLHAVLVSLPISEAPLQHHIHTLCEAWWKKGLKEREPFGRTAFLISLQKSFILKKPGVEIQRLWSLHDVLLSLDYTSEDNKQIVDLLLQCFHLPVYMRNDDGKRFLVFLFSWNVDFIWVIHGTIKNQLEFYNKSVTAHITEIYFRAWKKASGEFLEQIENLCIQDFMQCAILLHRASPVHAKVRQIVSYFHTRKGCNKVDKMLHDLYKPILWKALNAPNYEVRANATLLFTEAFPVHNPDQTNEHIDETIQKQLDTIMALLEDPHPTVRSNATLGVCKILAKCWELLPPTIITDFLKKLVIELSADTSSPDVRCSVFKCLTIVLDNALSHPLLEKLLPTLKYSLHDTSEKVRTAFLDMLLKVKAVRAAKFWDVCNMDHLLARLAIDSQSVSKRIVDLLFKSFFPVNETEREWCCRCITLIQMNPMAARKFYQHVYRHTAPTNIIKMMLAIRRVLNSCIQTDFDVTEINESIKENSAQAAPVVLGKDMAVVSGLLEVLVILWRSVEKSLKQNEEAQKYTFAKFGNIMSKYFQAFEDERCTVPLIHLASFMPPAAVPTFSCSVLSRLKKLEPGAAPAQYSQLLDCMCSWGQAADILELVTEWLTLPKHKEKANASRKVRIQETVEAKPDLALVYLEYLFSHTSTRQQVMALGHKPLTQLLTVLGNWKSVLHNHLSSTTDDLPRPSLETALKAFMLQGRLGAHLQHNASEGRDYLLSLEHVAAWVAERVLPFLTNNDGGDSEKSQPLATQITESFLTVCRDVLLVGLGDDEFKGQILHLCSLVLLSEAGFLCIPAVLPILKEVAASYVPDDNKQDQENQEDPTTVILGVVANIFQKVIELLARRLRKEPEEGKQLCEAAVPGLTDFLQVAQTWDTAPLSGVFSTVFAVIIVEKRHLIQKITHPEEVITPESVEDMPPLSRILLSVILKSSPVSRAFLTEVSSSLESEAISSLYELAAVLHVLSVIKHAGQCKGGLKSTATSVQQQLHKHAVTSSDSTDIQGIIFESSVKTLNEILNV from the exons ATGTCCAAGAGAGACGCGTTTCTAGAAGCTGCGCGTGAAGAGAGTGTGGAGCAGTTCCTTCGTTTCATCCAGTTACAC AAGGACAAAGCGGAGCCCTTCgatgtggaggaggtggtgcagGAGATGCCCAGAGACCAGAGGGAGGCTCTGTGGGGAAGACTGGATTCGCTCCTTCAACACTTCCTGCGGGAGTTACCTCCCGAGCGCTGGGAGGAGGGCGGAGAGGGGGGCGGAGGAGAAGTGGAGTCAGCGGTGGACCCT AAACATGTCATGGCTGTTGTGGATGGCGTTGCTCTGGTGGCTTCAGTGTCTCTAAAGGTTTTACAAGACGGTGAAACCTACCGGGCCCTTCTGAAAGTTGCTCACAGACTTCatg cTGTTCTGGTGTCACTGCCCATCTCTGAGGCTCCGTTGCAACACCATATCCACACACTTTGCGAGGCTTGGTGGAAGAAGgggctgaaagagagagaaccgTTTGGTCGCACCGCTTTTCTCATCTCTCTGCAGAAAAGTTTCATTTTGAAGAAACCG GGTGTTGAGATCCAAAGACTGTGGAGTCTCCATGATGTGCTTTtgagtctggactacacatcagaAGACAACAAGCAAATCGTCGACTTGTTGCTTCAATGTTTTcaccttcctgtttacatgagAAACGACGAC GGGAAGCGATTCCTGGTGTTTCTTTTCAGCTGGAACGTCGACTTCATCTGGGTTATTCATGGCACCATCAAAAACCAGCTAGAGTTTTATAACAA AAGCGTAACTGCTCATATCACGGAGATCTACTTCAGAGCGTGGAAGAAGGCTAGTGGCGAGTTCTTGGAGCAGATTGAGAACTTGTGCATTCAGGATTTCATGCAGTGTGCCATCCTCCTTCACAGAGCCTCTCCTGTCCATGCCAAAGTCCGACAG ATTGTGAGCTATTTCCACACAAGGAAGGGCTGCAACAAAGTGGACAAAATGCTCCATGATCTCTACAAGCCTATTCTCTGGAAAGCTTTAAAT GCTCCGAACTATGAGGTACGAGCAAATGCCACTCTGCTTTTCACTGAGGCCTTCCCAGTGCACAACCCGGATCAGACCAATGAGCATATAGATGAGACCATTCAAAAGCAGCTGGACACAATAATG GCCCTCCTCGAAGACCCTCACCCCACCGTGAGGTCAAATGCCACCCTAGGAGTCTGTAAGATCCTGGCTAAGTGCTGGGAGCTTCTCCCTCCCACGATTATCACAGACTTCCTAAAGAAGCTGGTGATTGAGTTGTCAGCTGACACCAGTTCTCCTGATGTCCGATGTTCAGTCTTCAAG TGTCTGACCATCGTCCTGGACAACGCTCTCAGCCATCCACTGCTGGAAAAACTCCTGCCCACTCTCAAGTACAGCCTTCACGACACCTCGGAGAAAGTCCGCACAGCTTTCCTTGACATGCTGCTCAAGGTCAAGGCAGTACGAGCAGCCAAG TTCTGGGACGTGTGCAACATGGACCACCTGCTGGCCCGTTTGGCTATCgattctcagtcagtctccaaGCGTATCGTCGACCTGCTCTTTAAGTCCTTCTTCCCTGTCAACGAGACGGAGAGGGAGTGGTGCTGTCGCTGCATCACCCTCATCCAGATGAATCCCATGGCTGCCAGGAAGTTCTATCAGCATGTTTACAGACACACTGCCCCGACTAACATAA tAAAGATGATGTTGGCCATCCGCCGCGTGCTGAACAGCTGTATCCAGACTGACTTTGACGTGACTGAGATTAACGAGAGTATCAAGGAGAACAGCGCA CAGGCTGCACCTGTTGTTTTGGGGAAAGACATGGCGGTTGTGTCAGGTCTGCTGGAGGTCTTGGTCATCCTGTGGAGAAGTGTTGAGAAGTCCCTGAAACAGAATGAAGAGGCTCAGAAGTACACGTTTGCCAAGTTTGGGAATATCATGTCCAAATATTTCCAGGCCTTTGAG GATGAGCGATGTACCGTTCCTCTCATACATCTGGCCTCGTTTATGCCCCCAGCTGCAGTTCCAACATTCAG CTGCAGCGTTTTGTCCAGGCTGAAGAAGTTGGAGCCAGGAGCGGCGCCAGCACAGTACAGCCAGCTGTTAGACTGCATGTGTAGCTGGGGTCAGGCCGCTGACATCCTCGAGCTCGTCACTGAATGGCTCACTCTGCCCAAGCACAAG GAAAAAGCTAATGCCAGTCGAAAGGTGCGTATCCAGGAGACGGTGGAGGCGAAACCCGACCTGGCACTGGTTTACCTGGAGTACCTGTTCAGCCACACCTCAACACGACAGCAAGTCATGGCGCTGGGTCACAAACCACTGACTCAGCTCCTCACAGTTCTGGGTAACTGGAAG TCAGTGCTGCACAATCACCTCAGCTCCACTACAGACGATCTACCAAGGCCCAGTTTGGAGACGGCCCTGAAAGCCTTCATGCTCCAGGGCCGTCTCGGTGCACATCTGCAACATAAC GCCTCGGAGGGTCGTGACTACCTGCTCTCCCTGGAGCACGTGGCAGCTTGGGTTGCAGAAAGGGTGTTACCTTTCCTGACCAACAATGACGGGGGGGATTCAGAGAAGTCGCAGCCGCTCGCCACACAGATAACTGAG AGCTTCCTGACAGTGTGCCGAGATGTTTTGCTTGTGGGTTTGGGCGACGACGAGTTCAAGGGTCAAATCCTTCACCTCTGCTCGCTCGTCCttctctcag AGGCCGGCTTCCTTTGTATTCCCGCTGTGCTGCCAATTTTGAAGGAAGTGGCAGCCAGTTATGTTCCTGACGACAACAAACAGGATCAGGAAAATCAGGAGGATCCAACCACTGTCATTCTGGGTGTGGTGGCCAACATCTTCCAGAAGGTTATAGAGCTCTTAGCTCGACGCCTTAGGAAGGAACCGGAGGAGGGGAAACAG CTGTGTGAGGCAGCTGTGCCTGGTCTGACAGATTTCCTCCAGGTGGCTCAAACCTGGGACACAGCACCACTCAGCGGGGTCTTCTCTACTGTGTTTGCTGTCATCATTGTGGAGAAGAGACATTTGATCCAGAAG ATAACCCATCCTGAAGAGGTGATCACCCCGGAGTCAGTGGAGGACATGCCTCCTCTGTCCCGCATCTTGCTGTCTGTCATCCTCAAGTCTTCGCCTGTTAGCAG GGCGTTTTTGACAGAGGTCAGCTCATCCCTGGAGTCGGAGGCCATCAGTAGTTTGTATGAACTGGCTGCCGTCCTGCACGTCTTGTCTGTCATCAAACACG cGGGGCAGTGTAAAGGGGGCCTGAAGAGCACAGCCACAtctgtccagcagcagcttcacaaaCATGCAGTCACATCTTCAGACAGCACAGACATCCAGGG GATTATTTTCGAATCTTCTGTGAAGACCTTAAATGAAATTCTAAATGTATAA